A stretch of DNA from Arachis hypogaea cultivar Tifrunner chromosome 19, arahy.Tifrunner.gnm2.J5K5, whole genome shotgun sequence:
CATGCAAACTAGGCAACACTCTGCACACATGCTGCAACAAACAAAGGTTCCATTGCAGCAGCATTCACAACAAAATGGACTGTTACCATCTCAAGCTCAGCAACCAAGGCCACAGGCAGCACAGCAGCAATTGATGCCTCAGATTAACTCTCAGCCATCACAGTCTCATCTGCAGTTGGGTTCACAGCAGCAGCCAGATCCCTTGCAGCGAGATATGCAACAAAGACTTCAACCATCAGGGTCCCTAATTGAACAGCAAAATGTTCTTGATCACCAGAAACAGATTTATCAATCTCAGAGAGCTTTTCCAGAAACATCAAGTATGTGCTGTGCTGTACCTGCATCTAtgcatttctttatttttttttttcgaaaaaaggaagaagaaacaaATATCATGTACTTCTCTGCACTTCCTGAGCTTTGTATTCTCTGGATTGTAGGTTCTCTGGATTCTCCGGTGCAGACTGTTCAGCCAAGTGGGGGTGATTGGCAAGAAGAAGTGTACCAAAAGGTACTACGTCATTTTTCATGTCATGTACATTTTCTTAATGAAGTTTGCTTTTTCAACTAAATTAGTTTCGCAATCCATAAGggtaaataaacaagcaaagttATTTACAGCTGTTTTCACAAGAATTTTACTTTGTAGTAAGAGCATGAATGCTTCAATACTCTTATAAGAAAAGTCATGACATTTTTTTACACTCGTATATATGAAATCTTTTTATCCGTTCTGTGAAATCTTTAAAGGAATATCCCTATGTTAGATTGAATAGATTCACAGCAGCACAGCAACTGTGGAAACTGCTGATGCTTGACAACAAAAAATTTCAGTTTTCTGTCTTGACTGAATTTCTTTCAGCTAGCCTTTTATCCTCTATTAGTTGCTGCCTATAAGAAAGTCCCTTTTTAAGATTCATTTCAGTGCTatattgaattaatgatattgcTTCCTATTATTCTCaaggttaaatttttatttgattctgCTCATTACATCATATAGATCAAAACCATGAAAGAAAGCTACCTGCCAGAGCTGCGTGAAATATATCAGAGGGTTGTTGTTAAATATCAGCAGGTACGTTTTTACAACTTCTTTTTAGCTTGCCAATTTTCACTGATGCTAATTGCTGTTGATTAAGCAGCCTTTGCCATTGCATCTATTGGAGAAAACAGTGGAACCATGCTAAGCAGTAAATAATATCTAGCCTTAACCCATTCTGAAAGAGAgcactttattgcttgtttgtttgATGATAATATATGGGTGATTCTAGCATTTAATATCTTGGAAACCAAAATGCAttcaatattttatcttttacatAAATGGagaatattaaacaatgtaaatGTAGGGTGTTAAAATATTTACCAAACATTGAAATGGTTTcattcattaaaaaatattgtaaatgGAGGGTGTTAATGCTTCTTAAATCATAAGCTTTGACCTGAGAGCACTCATGAGTAGATGCCATGTTTATTAATAAATGTGCTTGTGTTTATTGACTCCTGTATTTGCTCTTATGTATCAGCATGAATCTCTTCACCAACAAGCAAGGCCAGAACAAGCTAATAAGTTTGGGCAATTCAAAGATAGCTTGGAGAGGATGATGGAATTCCTACAGATATCCAAGAACAAAATTCAACCTGCTCTCAAGGAAAAAGTGGGAGTGTATGAGAAGCATATCGTAGGTTTCATACATAATTATAGGCCTAGGAAAGGTATGTCGTCAACACAGCTTGGGCAGCTTCCTCCTCCACATACACACCCCATGTCACAGCCACAATCCCAAGTTACTCAAGTGCAGTCTcatgaaaatcaaataaattcTCAGTTACACCAATCAAATTTGCCAGGTTCTGTGGCTACAATGCCACAGAATAATATTACAAGCTTGCAGCATAATTCAATTTCTGGTTTGTCAGCCGGACAGCAGAACATGATGAATTCAATGCAACCTGGTTCCAATATGGATCCTGGACAAGGGAATTCTACAAATTCCCTTCAACAGGTTCCAGTGAGCTCCCTTCAACAGAACCCTGTTAGTACTCCCCAGCAGACTAACTTGAATTCCATGTCACTGCAAGGTGGCATGAATGTCGTCCAACAAAATTTGAATATCCTTCAGGTTGGTTCCAATATGCTTCAACACCAGCAACTGAAACATCAGCAGGAGCAGAAAATGCTGCAAAATCCACAATTCAAGCAATATCAGCATCGTCAAATGATTCAGAGGCAGCAGAGCCTTCAGCAACAACAGCAGCAGCATCAACTACACCAGCCTGGAAAGCAACAATTGCCTGCAATGCAGACACATCAAATGCCGCAGCTTCCCCAGATGAACGATATAAATGATGTCAAATTCAGACAAGGAATGGGTGCTAAGCCAGGGGTACTTCAGCAACATCTTACCCCAGGCCAACACTCAACTTATTCCCATCAGCAGTTGAAACAAGGGGCTTCATTTTCAGCTTCGTCACCCCAATTCTTCCAGGCTGCATCTCCTCAGATTCCACAAAACTCATCTCCCCAGGTTGAGCAGCAAAATCATGCTGCTTCTTCTCTAACAAAAGTTGGAACTCCTCTTCAATCTTCTAACTCTCCTTTTGTGGGCCCCACTCCTTCACCTCCCTTGGCTCCATCTCCTATGCCAGCAGATTCTGAGAAGCAAGTTTCTGGTGTTTCATCAGTATCAAATGCTGCAAGTGTCGGACAACAACAGGCAGGGGCCGTAGGAGCACTGACTCAGTCTCTTGCCATTGGGACTCCTGGGATATCAGCCTCTCCTTTATTGGCAGAGTTCAGTGGTCTAGATGGTGCTCAAGGTAATGCTGCAGCTCCTTCTGGGAAGTCGACTGTTACAGAGCAGCCTATTGAACGCCTAACTAGATTGGTTAGTATCACGAGTTGATCATATTCTAGCTTCATCAGTGGTTATGTCCATGGCTTTTTAACCGGTTGACAAATAAATTGCAGAGCTGAATAGTTTGATTTTGCTACTTTTATGATTGCAGGTGAAATCGTTGTCATCTAAAGCATTAAGTGCTGCTGTTAGTGATATTGCTTCCATTGTCAGCATGAATGATAGAATAGCAGGATCAGCTCCAGGCAATGGATCCAGATCTTCTGTTGGTGAGGACTTGGTTTCCATGACTAATTTTCATCTTCAGGGTAGAAATCTTCTTACCCAAGATGCTCCCAATGGAACTAAGAAAATGAAGCGTGACACCAGTGCCAAACCCTTGAATATGGTATCATCTGATGGTGGCTTGAATGATAGTACCAAGCATTTAAGTGATTCCGAGGCTTCTGATATGGATTCAACTGCAACATCTAGTGCCAAGAGGCCAAAGATTGAGGTATTAATTGCTAATTCTGTTTTTGATCGTTAGATTTTATATCAACATTGATATCTTCTATTGATGCTTTTTGTGTTAGTTGGCTGGAACTAACTTATAAATCAGCTTGTATGCTTAAATTATTATTGCATTGAAACGTTATCTACTTTACTACTGCACCCTTTTTATTGAATGTTTGTGTACTTCATTACACAACTAAAAGTTcaagttttttcctttttttcccgCCTTAATACCGAGTTTGTTGATTTTTGAAGAGTGTAGAAAACATGTTCTCTGTTAGACATTGGACAAAACAACTTGGAATTTATTCAAAAAAGCATATTTCAAGATGTATTACTGATTTCTACATAGCATTATTAACCAAGCGCATCTGATCAtacaaatttagaaaaaaatgggAGGGAGGGGATTggtctttgatttctgatgtggAACTTTGTGACCTATATGCCAGGTTAATCATGCCCTTATGGAGGAAATAAGGGATATCAATAACCAACTTGTTGACACAGTCGTAAACTTGACCAATGAAGACATTAGTTCAACTGTAGCAGCAGAAGCTGCAGAAGGCACCTTGGTTAAATGTTCTTACACTGCCATGGCTCTGAGTGCAAGCTTAAAATCCCAATATGCTTCAGCACAGGTGGTTGGCTATGAAACCTTCCAATTGCAGCAACTTTTCAAACAGTTCTACCGTATCTTTTTGCTTTTGTTAACCTTATTCACTTTTCATTACCATGCAGTCACCAGTTCAACCCCTGCGCTTGTTTGTTCCAGCTAATTATCCTAGTGTTCCTCCTATTTTCCTAGACAAGTTTCCAGGTGAATGCAGGTGAGATAACGGGCACATTCCACTTTGCTACATTTCTTCCTTATTCCGAATGAAAGGATAAATTTAGGGTTCACATCTTGCAAAACTTTCATTATGAGTACAACTCCAGTTTTAGTTATATTGCACATGAAATgctgattaaaatttttttaagacagTAGTATACTTAATATTATTCGATACCTATATACTATTACTGATATTTAAGTTGGCTTCTCAATTATGTGGTTAGTTACTCTTATGCGTGCCATTAAGCCATGAGTTTCTGCATTGCATAGTTATGGAGATTTTTCACAGAATCTAGTGTGTTATGGTTTAGATATCTGTTGAAGTTATTTAATTGCTAATGGTTCCTCCTTAGTGTTATCCTATATTTGCTAGCAAATATGCTATTCGTAATGTGTTAACTCGAAATGCTTGTGTACTGGCTGtctttttttaatgcaatttgatgttgctTTTATTTTGACAGTAAGGATGATGATGATCTTTCGGCAAAGACAAAATCTAGGTTTAGCTTATGTTTACGCTTAACGCAACCTATGTCCCTTAGGGAGATAGCAAGGACTTGGGGTGACTGTGCTCGTGCTGTTATTTCCGAACAGGCACAAAAGGTTGGTATTGGAGGAACCTTCAGCTCAAACTATGGGGGTTGGGAGGATTGCTTGACCTTTGATTGATCCTCATTGTTCTTTTGGCTTCCAAGAGCTGCCAAACATTCTGTTCTTCTGAGTGACCTGCTTTTGGATGATGTACAAAAGCCTTTCTCTATTAGGTAAATGCCATGAGGTTAGTTAATTCAAATGCTTCATGGCATTTTTTATATAGTActaaaaaaaagatttatttttgggTATACAAATGGGGATAAAGTGTAATTTCTGCTTGATGCGGAAGTCACACTTCATCTTATAATGATAAGGTGATAAGAATTAGTTGTCTGTGATCATCATGCAAAGTTGTTTTTGGAGGAACAATATAGTTTTAATGCTGAATTTGTCAAGCTCCTCAAGCGGAATAAAGACTAGGGTTTTTAATAGTTTATACAAGGTTACAAACTTATACCCAATTGTTGTTAATAACATTGCATGTTACATAGAaaatccattttctttttctgtttttggagGTATATCTATGCGCTTTTtactcctgtttttttttttttttttttctgaatattGTCATAATTCATTTATATAAATTTAGTGCATGTACCAAGATAATTCAATGGTTTATATCTTAACATAAAAGTCTATCCAATATCTTAGAAATCCCTAATCTAAAACTCACCAATCACCCCCAATTTGAGTAAATAATTAGGCATCATGTTGTCACATGTCTAGGGCCTTCCTTTGCATGTTTCAAGGTTCAGACAATAATGATGTTGCCATGGCCTCTTCTAGATAAAGGAATTAAGATCAATCATTTGAAATTTGGGGAGAAAGTAAGGGTCAATAGTTAAATGTCATTAAATGCCAAGGTACTAAGTAAGTATCaaattatcaatcatcaaaatataCATTACTACTCTGTTAATTTATATTATCAACCATAAGATAATACAATGCATATACCAAAGTCCATcatatagtcaccaaaaaaaaaagtccATCATATTCAATAGCCCAAAAGTTTGGACTTCAAACCCTAAACTATTACATCTATCTCAATCATTCTCTCCCGGAACATACGCTAATCTAATGCAAATTTTCCCCTatcaaagtttaaaaaaaaattataaaaaaacaagaggaaaagaaaaggggaaattaaagttgaaacaaagaaaagcaagaaaGTGAAAAACACTCTCATGACTGAAACAGACAGGTGCTAAAGTTACCTATCCGCGTGACACACCACTAAAATGAATACTAATAATAAAAGATCAACAAATctcttttaaaagaaaaaaaagaaaaccagaTTCAAATCTCTATGGTGGAAGAACACAAAAAACTCATCTCTCaccaataaatttagaaatatagGGATAAACGTTTGATTTACCTCTaaagaaaaagtatttttaatttacgCACTTTCATAGTAAACAAATTTTACACAGACATCAACCAATCAGtctgtgtaaaattattttacgctgtcaatgcattaaaattaaattcgtaCCGAAAATTCAGTTAGGCTTTAGATCTTGGAACATACTATCCCACCTGAAATCTTGAACCGCAGAAGACCAATATCCGTCGTCGTCGTCGCCGGCGTCCATCTTCTCTTCCTTCTGGAAATGGTAAACCATGGGACTACTATAGAATCCATCAGGAGCAGGCAATGCAGGAACcaccattgttgatgatgttATAGGGCTTCCATTTGTAAGCAACAGCCTctcttggtgatgatgatgatgaagataatTCTTTTGATTCTTGGTGTTGTTCCTCTTCAACACGGCGCTCTTCCACTTCGCCGTGGTTCCATACGAAGAACAAGGCCTTGGTATTGGAACCACGGCGAGCGTGGAGTCCTCGCAACCAATCATTGTTTTCAAGTAACTTGACAAGCACCTTCTTGTCTTCTTGAATGCATGCATGATCCTTGAAACATGGAGTATCGTAGGGTAATTATTGGTTTTGATGTACTTCTTCGTGGTAGCCGCGGTGGCGGCCTTGTTCCGATGAACGAGCTTGAGGATCTCCAGCCTGTGCTTGGCTATGGAGATCCCCATGCTCTGGAGGAACTCGTGGTTGAAGTACTtgatgtcttcttcttcaagctcgTTGTGTGAAAAGAGGAGTCCGTATTCATATACTAGGGAAGGATCAAGGCCTGCTTTTGAAAGCCATGAGAACCAATCCATGCTTGGTTTTTTCTTGAATGATGAGTTAGTTAAAGTAATTCAAGGTTTTTTTGTGTCAATGTTTGTGTGTTCTATATGTTATGAGCTTCCACTTCAAGAgttgtgcatatatatatatatatgttccttGGACTTTTTGATGGTTTAGTTTGATTTTTTGTATGGTGGCCACTCACATGATATACATCTTTATAAAATAAAGTTGGATTTTTTAAAAACTCtctagtcgacttcacgtgaagttgatatctgagagctgttagatgatttaactgatttgactaaattttcatctaacaactctcaagtgtcaattttatgtgaaatcaACTGCACCTAATTTTTCACCTAGTTTAATAGGTAGTTCATTAGTAGTAAGTATTAGGAGTTTAAATTTTGGCATCTCGTTTTATACATGTAGTAATTTATTGGCTTGCGATAAACCCTTAAATAGAGTTTCGATCCGTCCAAATTAGTTATTGGTATAAGTTGGAGAATActgcgaaaaacaaaaaaaatatatctttataaaaataataatcgaGAACTGTTAGATGATTTCGTATGtttaactaaaaatttaatttgaattaacttaatagttaatttattaatttatttaaataaatattaaaagtttGAACGATTACCATGCACATCTTAAATGGAgcttatatttatatgtttaactaaattatatttttatatgaagatatatatatttatacgagtatttttatttgtatttattttaattttattatattatctctTTGATATTTTTTTCCATTCTTCTATAGCATTagtgttattatttattaatgtgTTGAATCTTGAGAGGGACTAAAGAAAAAAGTAAGAAGTGTGTGGGGCTATGTAAGCCATGTTTGATGTTCCCTCCAAAGTAGTCCAAAGTATGATGTAGCTTTGAAGTGCGAGTAAGACCTAAGATTTTAATGTGGATATGTAATGCCTACAATCACGGATAAGGGAAAGTGTCATCTGTGGTCACCACCT
This window harbors:
- the LOC112775588 gene encoding mediator of RNA polymerase II transcription subunit 15a; the encoded protein is MDANNWRPNQGNEPTMDAIDWRSQLSTDSRQRIVNKIMETLKKHLPVPGGPLVEVQNIAQRFEEKIYTAATSQTDYLRKISMKMLTIETKSQNTIASNNMPSNQAGPSNNPSDQGLVMQQHSINLPNQPQQRQQILSQNIQSSNVSSQPNLPPVSSLAQTSSQNIGQNSNIQNMTGQNTVGSTIGQNSNVLDMFSGSQRQMTGRQQVVPQQQQQQPQNAQQYLYQQQFMKPKFQLQSQMHPQQQQNLLQPNQIQSSLMQSSPLSSLPQNQQSNHVQQSSQSMIQQTSQVMRHQQQQNSIIHQQQTPLTQQLMMPSQQQQQLQQLMGSQSNVTNMQHPQMLGPQNNVGDIQQQQRLLSQQNNLTNLQQLQQQQPLLNQQSNLANMNQQQLGNTVPGLRQQRLIGPESGNPGMQTRQHSAHMLQQTKVPLQQHSQQNGLLPSQAQQPRPQAAQQQLMPQINSQPSQSHLQLGSQQQPDPLQRDMQQRLQPSGSLIEQQNVLDHQKQIYQSQRAFPETSSSLDSPVQTVQPSGGDWQEEVYQKIKTMKESYLPELREIYQRVVVKYQQHESLHQQARPEQANKFGQFKDSLERMMEFLQISKNKIQPALKEKVGVYEKHIVGFIHNYRPRKGMSSTQLGQLPPPHTHPMSQPQSQVTQVQSHENQINSQLHQSNLPGSVATMPQNNITSLQHNSISGLSAGQQNMMNSMQPGSNMDPGQGNSTNSLQQVPVSSLQQNPVSTPQQTNLNSMSLQGGMNVVQQNLNILQVGSNMLQHQQLKHQQEQKMLQNPQFKQYQHRQMIQRQQSLQQQQQQHQLHQPGKQQLPAMQTHQMPQLPQMNDINDVKFRQGMGAKPGVLQQHLTPGQHSTYSHQQLKQGASFSASSPQFFQAASPQIPQNSSPQVEQQNHAASSLTKVGTPLQSSNSPFVGPTPSPPLAPSPMPADSEKQVSGVSSVSNAASVGQQQAGAVGALTQSLAIGTPGISASPLLAEFSGLDGAQGNAAAPSGKSTVTEQPIERLTRLVKSLSSKALSAAVSDIASIVSMNDRIAGSAPGNGSRSSVGEDLVSMTNFHLQGRNLLTQDAPNGTKKMKRDTSAKPLNMVSSDGGLNDSTKHLSDSEASDMDSTATSSAKRPKIEVNHALMEEIRDINNQLVDTVVNLTNEDISSTVAAEAAEGTLVKCSYTAMALSASLKSQYASAQSPVQPLRLFVPANYPSVPPIFLDKFPGECSKDDDDLSAKTKSRFSLCLRLTQPMSLREIARTWGDCARAVISEQAQKVGIGGTFSSNYGGWEDCLTFD
- the LOC112775589 gene encoding uncharacterized protein; amino-acid sequence: MDWFSWLSKAGLDPSLVYEYGLLFSHNELEEEDIKYFNHEFLQSMGISIAKHRLEILKLVHRNKAATAATTKKYIKTNNYPTILHVSRIMHAFKKTRRCLSSYLKTMIGCEDSTLAVVPIPRPCSSYGTTAKWKSAVLKRNNTKNQKNYLHHHHHQERLLLTNGSPITSSTMVVPALPAPDGFYSSPMVYHFQKEEKMDAGDDDDGYWSSAVQDFRWDSMFQDLKPN